The genomic window catttaaataattttgtttcATGTTCTGCgtaattattttcatcttcGTATTTATTCAGAAAATTTATTCTGCTAGTAATATAAGGAAGAGTCACAGTTACTATAGGTGGACAGGCTAGTGTCATGG from Plasmodium gaboni strain SY75 chromosome Unknown, whole genome shotgun sequence includes these protein-coding regions:
- a CDS encoding exported protein (hyp4, exported protein family 3) — its product is FKKLKLIMNILDDMHSDLLLNNNLTDGSIFSPEFVPIGVLSTMTLACPPIVTVTLPYITSRINFLNKYEDENNYAEHETKLFK